In Candidatus Margulisiibacteriota bacterium, the genomic stretch GCAAAACGCGCCGTCCCGCCGGTTGGCAGCACGTGATTGGGGCCGGCAAAATAATCGCCCAGAGCCACTGGAGAATAGGCGCCAATAAAAATCGCGCCGGCATTGTTGACCTGTTCGGCCACATCCGCCGCGCCTTTGAGCATTAGCTGCAAATGTTCCGGCGCCGCCAGATCAGCCAAACGCACAAAATCCGCGCGGTTTGAAATCACAAAAATTCCGCCGTAGTTACTCAGAGCCTGCTCAATAATTTTACGGCGCGGCATTTTCTTGACCTGCCTGCTTGCCGCCGCGGCCGCCGCTTTAGCCAAAGCCAAACTGTCCGTAATCAGCAATGCTGAAGCCTGCGGATCATGCTCGGACTGCGCCAGCAAATCGGCGGCGACAAACTCCGGATCAGCGGTTTTATCGGCCAGGATCAAACAATCCGAAGGGCCGGCCAGTTTATCAAAACCGACCACGCCGTACAGCAGTTTTTTGGCCAGCGTCACGTAAATATTGCCCGGGCCAGCGATCAGATCCACGCGCGCGATACTCTCCGTGCCGTAAGCCAGCGCCGCGACTGCCTGCGCGCCGCCGCATAGATAGACCTCGTCAAGTCCCAGCTCGCAGGCCGCGGCCAGCAGCGCGGGATGCGCGGCGCCGTTCTTATCCGGCGGCGTCACAACGCAGATGCGCGGCACACCGGCCAGTTTAGCGGGAATAACATTCATCAGCAGCGATGACGGATAAACAGCCCGGCCGCCCGGCACATACACTCCAGCGGCGGACACCGGCGAATAACGCAGGCCGACGCGTGATTTTTGGCCGGTCTTGCTCAGCCACGAACGCGGTACCTGTTTCAAATGATAGTCGGCAATATTTTTGATCGCCAGCCGCAGCGCTTTTAATAAATTTTTGTCCAATTGCCCGCGCGCCAGCTCTATTTCCAGCGGATCCACGCGCAGATTTTTCAAACGCACGCCGTCCAGCTTTTGCGTGTATTTTAAAACAACGCGGTCACCGCCGTACCGGACATTTTTAATGATCTCCGCGACGGTCTGAATTTCTGGACGCTGCCAGTCCAATTCGCCGCGGCTGGCGATCTGCCGCAGTTTTTCTTCAATATTTTTAGTGTAAATTTTCAGCATTTACCCGACCACCTTTTTGAGCAGCGCCGCAAAACCCGGAAAAGAAGTTTCGATGCATTTGTCATCCGTGATCGTTGTTTCTTTTTGGTTCAGCAGGCCTAATACCGCGGCGGACATGGCAATGCGGTGGTCAAAATGAGAGTTGATCTTAATTGGCGCGGCGATCTGCAGATCCGGATTGCCGTCAATGACAAAGCCGTCGCTGGTTTCCGCCGCGGAAACGCCAAAACTCTTTAACATTCCCACCACCGTCTTGATCCGGTCTGATTCTTTGACGCGCAGCTCCTCGGCATCCTTGACCACCGTCCGGCCTTTGGCCAGCGCGGCCGCCACGGCAAAGACCGGCGCCTCATCGATCATGCGCAGCAGCAATTCTCCGCCGATCTCCACGGCTTTGAGCGGAGAATAAACAATCTGCAAATCAGCAGTCGGTTCGCCGGAAAACGTTTTTTTATTTTGCCAGATTATTTTGGCGCCCATTTTTTTTAAGACATCGAGCAGTCCGGTGCGCGTGGGATTGACACCTACATTTTTCAGCAGCAATTTACTGCCGGGCACGATCAGCGCCGCCACGATAAAAAACGCCGCCGCGGAAAAATCGCCCGGGATCTTAATTTTCAAGCCACCCTTGAGTTTGTGTTTGCTGTTCGGCAAAGTAACTTTGTATTTGCCGCTGGGCAACGTGGCGGTTTTGAGTTTCACGCCAAAAGTTTTGAACAGACGCTCGGTATGATCGCGGGACAGCGCCGGTTCGGTGACGCTGGTCTCCCCGCGCGCGTACAGACCGGCCAGTAAAATCGCGGACTTGACCTGCGCGGAAGCCAGCGGCGAATCGTAAGCAATGCCAATGAGCTGTTTGGTGTTTTTATTATTAACGATAACCAGCGGCGCTTTGTCGCCGTTGAATTCCGCGCCCATGCGGTGCAGCGGCTCAATGACACGCCCCATCGGTCTTTTTTGAATAGACTCA encodes the following:
- the hisD gene encoding histidinol dehydrogenase, giving the protein MLKIYTKNIEEKLRQIASRGELDWQRPEIQTVAEIIKNVRYGGDRVVLKYTQKLDGVRLKNLRVDPLEIELARGQLDKNLLKALRLAIKNIADYHLKQVPRSWLSKTGQKSRVGLRYSPVSAAGVYVPGGRAVYPSSLLMNVIPAKLAGVPRICVVTPPDKNGAAHPALLAAACELGLDEVYLCGGAQAVAALAYGTESIARVDLIAGPGNIYVTLAKKLLYGVVGFDKLAGPSDCLILADKTADPEFVAADLLAQSEHDPQASALLITDSLALAKAAAAAASRQVKKMPRRKIIEQALSNYGGIFVISNRADFVRLADLAAPEHLQLMLKGAADVAEQVNNAGAIFIGAYSPVALGDYFAGPNHVLPTGGTARFA
- the aroA gene encoding 3-phosphoshikimate 1-carboxyvinyltransferase, which gives rise to MKITSAKKGLRGALTVPGDKSISHRAVILAALADGKTEISGFLRGQDCLHTLKNFKMMGVEYRDKKDKLIIKGRGLKGLRKPDEQMDVGNSGTAFRLLAGVLAGQDFTAKLTGDESIQKRPMGRVIEPLHRMGAEFNGDKAPLVIVNNKNTKQLIGIAYDSPLASAQVKSAILLAGLYARGETSVTEPALSRDHTERLFKTFGVKLKTATLPSGKYKVTLPNSKHKLKGGLKIKIPGDFSAAAFFIVAALIVPGSKLLLKNVGVNPTRTGLLDVLKKMGAKIIWQNKKTFSGEPTADLQIVYSPLKAVEIGGELLLRMIDEAPVFAVAAALAKGRTVVKDAEELRVKESDRIKTVVGMLKSFGVSAAETSDGFVIDGNPDLQIAAPIKINSHFDHRIAMSAAVLGLLNQKETTITDDKCIETSFPGFAALLKKVVG